The Methanomicrobiales archaeon sequence CCTCCTGCCCCGTTCCTTGACAATTGTATTCGCTTCCGTAGATTCCGCGCAGATCTGCAGATCTGCGGATCCTCATCTCAAGGGCAGCTCTATTAAGATTCGGGGACCATAATAACGGTGAAACATCACAGTCGGGGCGATCCTGCGGGCCCGACCCGACCGGCCCGCCTTTCCCGAACAACCCGGGGTTAACAGCACATGGTAGCGATCGAGATCATCCTTGCCGGCGCAGCGGCCCTCGTCCTCATCAGCATCTTCGCCAACAAGATCTCCGAGTGGCTCGGCGTCCCGGCCCTCCTGATCTTCCTCCTGGTCGGCATGCTGGCGGGTTCCGAGGGACCGGGGGGCATCTACTTCGACGATCCCTTCATCGCCCAGTCGATCGGCATCGTCGCGCTCGCCTACATCCTCTTCTCGGGCGGTATCGACACCCGCTGGTCCGAGGTCCGCCCTGTGCTCGCCCGCGGCGTGGTGCTCGCCACGGTCGGCGTCCTCTTGACGGCGGTGCTGGTCGGGGCGTTCGCGACTGCCGTGCTGGGCTTCTCCCCGCTGGAAGGGCTTCTCCTGGGCGCCGTCGTCTCCTCGACCGACGCCGCGGCGGTCTTCTCGATCCTGCGGACGCGGCGGGCGAGCATGAAGGGCATCCTGCGCCCCCTGCTCGAGCTCGAGTCCGGGAGCAACGACCCGATGGCAGTCTTCCTGACGATCGGCATCATCTCGCTCATCCTGATGCCCGAGCGGTCCGCGCTCACCCTGGTCCCGCTCTTCATCCAGCAGATGGCGGTCGGCGGTCTGTTCGGCTACGGGATGGGATGGCTGACGGTGCACCTGATCAACCGCCTCAAACTCGAGTTCGAGGGGCTCTACCCGGTGCTCACCCTCACCATGGTGCTGCTGACCTACGGCGTGACGGCGGCGCTGGGGGGGAGCGGATTCATCGCAGTCTACATCTGCGGACTGGTCCTGGGCAACAGCACCTTTGTCCACAAGAACAGCCTGATCCGCTTCCACGAGGGTATCGCCTGGCTGATGCAGATCACGCTCTTCCTGACCCTGGGCCTGCTGGTCTTCCCCTCGCACCTCCTGCCCCTGATCGTCCCGGGGATCCTGATCGCCCTCTTCCTGATCTTCATCGCCCGCCCGGTCGCCGTGCTCCTCTGCCTCCTCCCCTGGCGGATGGACATGCGGGAGAAGGTCATGGTATCCTGGGTGGGGCTGCGGGGCGCCGTCCCGATCGTGCTGGCGACGTTCCCGCTCCTCGCCGGCGTCCCCCAGGCTGATATCATCTTCAACCTGGTCTTCTTCATCGTCCTCATATCGGCGCTGCTGCACGGCACCTCCATCCCCCTGGTCGCCCAGTGGCTGGACGTCGCGGCGCCGCTCCGCAGCACTCGCGGACTGGCGATGGATATCGCGCCGGAGAGCGACGCCCCCAGCGAACTGATCGAGCTCACCGTGCCACCGGGCGCCGCCGTGGCCGGGAAGCAGATCGTCGACCTGGGGCTGCCCCCGGGCGCCCTGATCATCCTGATGGAGAAGAAGTCCGAGCGGTTCGTCCCCAACGGCAGCACGGTGCTGGAGGCGGGCGACAACCTCCTCATCCTGGCTGGAGGCCCTCTTGCCGATGAGGTGCGGGCGAGATTCTCGGCTGAAACCCCCCCGCGGGAGGCGACCGCCGGGGAATATTCAGCGATGCCGAAGAGAACTGACAGCACGGCCAACGGGCCGCTCGATGGCGAGGATGACCTCACATGA is a genomic window containing:
- a CDS encoding potassium/proton antiporter — translated: MVAIEIILAGAAALVLISIFANKISEWLGVPALLIFLLVGMLAGSEGPGGIYFDDPFIAQSIGIVALAYILFSGGIDTRWSEVRPVLARGVVLATVGVLLTAVLVGAFATAVLGFSPLEGLLLGAVVSSTDAAAVFSILRTRRASMKGILRPLLELESGSNDPMAVFLTIGIISLILMPERSALTLVPLFIQQMAVGGLFGYGMGWLTVHLINRLKLEFEGLYPVLTLTMVLLTYGVTAALGGSGFIAVYICGLVLGNSTFVHKNSLIRFHEGIAWLMQITLFLTLGLLVFPSHLLPLIVPGILIALFLIFIARPVAVLLCLLPWRMDMREKVMVSWVGLRGAVPIVLATFPLLAGVPQADIIFNLVFFIVLISALLHGTSIPLVAQWLDVAAPLRSTRGLAMDIAPESDAPSELIELTVPPGAAVAGKQIVDLGLPPGALIILMEKKSERFVPNGSTVLEAGDNLLILAGGPLADEVRARFSAETPPREATAGEYSAMPKRTDSTANGPLDGEDDLT